TCCATATTTTTAGTATTTTGTGCTTTTATCTCATCAACAACTGAAACTTGATCTTGAAGATTTTTACTTACATTACTTATTTCATTTCTTAAATTTGGATTATTTATAAAAGCTTTCATAAGTGCATTGCCCAACTTTGAAAATAAAGCTCTTTTTTTCTGCATATCTTGTTCAGATAGGCCATTTGCTCCTAAGCCCTCATTTCCAAGTGTTGGTGCTAAGTCACTGTTAAGAAAACTCATTCCTTTCTTTTTTTTCTTTTTAAAACCAAACTTTTTTAGCAATTTTTTTAATTTTGACTCAGCAATCTCTTCTTCTAAATCATCCTCCGATATTTTGCTAATATCCTGCTGATCTGCGTAACTTAGTTCTGTTTCTATGGATGCTTCATCACCTATACTAACATCATCGATCTCCTGTTTATTTAGCTCTAAGTTATCCGTATCGTCAGACAAATAATTAGTTTTTATATTTTCTTTATTAAGAGGATTTTTAGAATTAAAAGTTTTTTTTAAATTCTCGTTATTATTAATTTTGGACATACACTAAATAAAGACATTTATTTAGTTCTAATCATTTCATTAATTTTTTCAATCTCAAATTTAATAACTAAGTCTGTTTTAATGAGTTTCTCAGTTTTTCTATATGAATGTAATATAGTTGCATGATCTCTTGCAAATACTTTACCTATTTCAGCGAGTGATAATTTAGTTGATATTTTACATAAATAGATTGCAATATCCCTAACATATACTATTTCCTTATTCCTTTTTTTGGATTTTATTTCATGTGTGGAGATCTTATATTGAGCAGATAATAGTTTGATTATATTTTCAGGAGTTATCTCATGATAAGAAGTTTGCACAATAAAATCTTTAATAATATCTGCTATATTATCAGTTGTTATCTCTTCTCCGAGGATATTTTGATGAATTAAAATTTTATTAATTGCGCCTTCAATTTCCCTAACATTAAAGAAATTTTGCACAGCCATAAAATTAATTATTTTTTCATTCAAAGTAAAATTATTTATCATAATTTTATGTCTAATGATTTTTTCTCTCAAATCTTTCGCAGGAGGGTTAATGGCTGCTGCAATACCCCCAGATAATATTGATTTTAATTTCACGTCTAAATCTTTGAAATCATTTATTTTACGATCTCCAGTAAATATGATTTTTTTATTATTAGATGTTAAGAAGCTAATAAAATTCAATAATTCTTGTTGCGTACCTTTTTTACCCTGCATAAAATGTAGATCATCTAATAAAAAATAATCTATATTATAAAGCTGGTCTTTAAATTTCATTAGTTCTTGATTAGCAATAGCTTTACTATAATGAAAAACATAACGCTCTGCGCTCATAAACACATATTTATTATCAGTTTTATTAAGCTCATGCGCAATTGCTGAAAGTAAATGAGTTTTACCTAAACCAACTTTTCCATATAAATATACTGAGTTTATATGATTAACATGTATATTCTTACTTAATATTGACTTAACAGCGGCAAAAGCAATTCTATTTTCGTCAGCCACTATGTAATTTGTAAAAGTAGCTCTAGGATCTAGTTTCGTTGAAAAAACATTATTATTGTCATTAACATTATTTTTCGGAGTATCAAAAGTGCTATCTTTACTAATATTTTCTGCATTATGTGCTTCTGGGCTAACTATTAAATCCAGTTTGTAAAGATCATCTTTATGCTTTTTAGCTATATCTACAAGATCATCGTAATAATTAACAGTAATCCACTCTTTTATAAAACGCGATTTAACACTAAAAGTTAATGAAGAGCTTTCTTCACTAACTAATTTTAAGCTTGAAAACCAACCATTAAAGACAGAAGTACCATAATAGCTTCTTAAGCTATCTTGATATAATTGCCAATTGGCAGAAAAATTCTGTTTATTTTGAAAATTTAATTTTGCTCCCACGGTAACCCACTAAATTTCCAACCTGATATCTGGTTGCGATGTCTGTTATTATCTGTATTACCTTCAAAACCATCTATTATATTATAGATATTCTTAAATTCAGCAGTTTCAAAGATTTCGGCTGCTTGTTGTGATCTCACGCCACTTCTACATAAGCAAAATAATTTACTATTTTTGCTACCCTTAAATAACTTGTTAAATTCATTAAGAAAATCACTATTAAAACTCATATCAGGATATTCAAACAAAGAGAGCTTTATTAATTTGTGAGGATCATACAAAGGAACTCCAACAAAGTTCCATTCAGCACTTGTTCTAACATCTATTAAATAGCTATCATCTTCTTGTAATTTAGACCATGCTTCTGTTGCGCTAGTTAAATTGATCATGTTTAAAAATTAGGCTTTAATAAATTATTAGAGATATAACTTTTAAGATTAATTATCTAAATAGTAAACAGCATTTTTTGCATTTATCGCAAAAAAAAATATTGACAAAACTAAACCCCTAAAATTGCTTGTGTAATTAAGGGAAAGCACTTAAAAGTTGAATTTTCAGCTATTTAAGATCATAAGCAAGTAATTGCTTTAATATATGACTTGATGAGCTATCCCAATCAAAACCTAGTGAAGACGGGTTATAATGAGCTTTAAAAGCATTAATTACTTTAGACGTTTTTGGACCAAAAATACCATCAACTAAAATATCATAACCAAACATCTTCAGAGATTTCTGTACTTGTTTTACTAAATCTCCTTTTGCACCAAAATTAAAAATTATTTTATTGTCATCCAGATTAATCTTAGCAAGGTAACCAATTTTATTTTTGAATAAAATTTTCCAATCAAATAATCTACCAGGATCTATTTTTCTTTGTGGTGCTATATCTGAATGACCAAGAATAAAGCGATCTTCTATGGGTAATTTCCGTTTTAAATATTTTATTAAATGAATAAGAGCTTTATATTGTTTTTTAGTAAAAACTTCTTCTCCATTATTTTCTAGTTCAATACCTATTGAATTGTCATTTATGTTACGATTGTCCTTCCACCTGCTAACACCTGCATGCCAAGCGCGTTTTTCTAATGAAACAAAAATATATATTTTACCATTTTTATTGATTAGAAAATGAGAACTCACTTTAGATGATTTATTACAAAAATGCTCTATTGTATCTTGCTCACCAAGCTCTGTGTAATGTATTATCACTGTGTTGATATTGATATTTGACGGTCTCGCGTTAAAATTAGGCGAATAAATTTTTGTGATATTTTTAATTAAATCTTTTCGTTGAAAATGTAGGTGATTGAGTATATAATTAAGCATAAATAAAAGGTTTTAGTTTAGTGCTTAAAGAAAGAATCTACGAAGGTAAAGCAAAAATACTTTATAAATCGGACAAAAATGATTTAATATATCAATATTTCAAGGATGACGC
Above is a window of Alphaproteobacteria bacterium DNA encoding:
- the dnaA gene encoding chromosomal replication initiator protein DnaA; the encoded protein is MGAKLNFQNKQNFSANWQLYQDSLRSYYGTSVFNGWFSSLKLVSEESSSLTFSVKSRFIKEWITVNYYDDLVDIAKKHKDDLYKLDLIVSPEAHNAENISKDSTFDTPKNNVNDNNNVFSTKLDPRATFTNYIVADENRIAFAAVKSILSKNIHVNHINSVYLYGKVGLGKTHLLSAIAHELNKTDNKYVFMSAERYVFHYSKAIANQELMKFKDQLYNIDYFLLDDLHFMQGKKGTQQELLNFISFLTSNNKKIIFTGDRKINDFKDLDVKLKSILSGGIAAAINPPAKDLREKIIRHKIMINNFTLNEKIINFMAVQNFFNVREIEGAINKILIHQNILGEEITTDNIADIIKDFIVQTSYHEITPENIIKLLSAQYKISTHEIKSKKRNKEIVYVRDIAIYLCKISTKLSLAEIGKVFARDHATILHSYRKTEKLIKTDLVIKFEIEKINEMIRTK
- a CDS encoding rhodanese-like domain-containing protein; this translates as MINLTSATEAWSKLQEDDSYLIDVRTSAEWNFVGVPLYDPHKLIKLSLFEYPDMSFNSDFLNEFNKLFKGSKNSKLFCLCRSGVRSQQAAEIFETAEFKNIYNIIDGFEGNTDNNRHRNQISGWKFSGLPWEQN
- a CDS encoding N-acetylmuramoyl-L-alanine amidase; translated protein: MLNYILNHLHFQRKDLIKNITKIYSPNFNARPSNININTVIIHYTELGEQDTIEHFCNKSSKVSSHFLINKNGKIYIFVSLEKRAWHAGVSRWKDNRNINDNSIGIELENNGEEVFTKKQYKALIHLIKYLKRKLPIEDRFILGHSDIAPQRKIDPGRLFDWKILFKNKIGYLAKINLDDNKIIFNFGAKGDLVKQVQKSLKMFGYDILVDGIFGPKTSKVINAFKAHYNPSSLGFDWDSSSSHILKQLLAYDLK